A genome region from Aquila chrysaetos chrysaetos unplaced genomic scaffold, bAquChr1.4, whole genome shotgun sequence includes the following:
- the PIP4K2C gene encoding phosphatidylinositol 5-phosphate 4-kinase type-2 gamma isoform X2, producing the protein MLLPDDFKASSKIKVNNHLFNRENLPSHFKFKEYCPQVFRNLRERFGIDDQDYQVSLTRSPPHWEGSDRRFLLSSDRTLVVKELSSEDVADVHGLLSHYHQYVVQCHGSTLLPRFLGMYRVSVDSEETYLLVMRNMFSHRLPVHRKYDLKGSLVSREASDKEKGKDLPTLKDMDFLNKNEKVYVGEEDQKDFMEKLKRDVEFLVQLKIMDYSLLLGIHEVGRAEQEEEEEVEEEEGGGGDEGGATVWGGSYGTSPEGIGSYLNSHRPLGPGDFDPYVDVYALRGAEAAPRREVYFMGLIDVLTQYDARKKAAHAAKTVKHGAGAEISTVHPEQYAKRFLDFITNIFA; encoded by the exons GGAGAACCTGCCCAGCCATTTCAAGTTCAAGGAGTACTGTCCCCAGGTCTTCCGCAACCTCCGTGAGCGCTTCGGCATCGACGACCAGGACTACCAG gTGTCGCTGACGCGGAGCCCCCCGCACTGGGAGGGCAGTGACCGGCGGTTCCTGCTCTCCTCCGACCGGACGCTGGTGGTGAAGGAGCTGTCGAGCGAGGACGTGGCCGACGTCCACGGTCTCCTGTCCCACTACCACCAG tacGTGGTGCAGTGTCACGGCAGCACGCTGCTGCCTCGCTTCCTGGGGATGTACCGGGTGAGCGTGGACAGCGAGGAGACCTACCTCCTCGTCATGAGGAACATGTTCAGTCACCGCCTCCCCGTCCACAGAAAATACGACCTGAAG GGCTCCCTCGTGTCCCGAGAGGCCAGCGACAAGGAGAAG GGCAAGGACCTGCCCACCCTGAAGGACATGGACTTCTTGAACAAGAACGAGAAGGTCTATGTGGGTGAGGAGGACCAGAAGGACTTCATGGAGAAGCTCAAGAGGGACGTGGAG TTCCTGGTGCAGCTGAAGATCATGGACTacagcctgctgctgggcaTCCACGAGGTGGGGcgggcagagcaggaggaggaggaggaggtggaggaagaagagggcgGAGGGGGTGACGAGGGGGGGGCTACAGTCTGGGGGGGCTCCTACGGGACCTCCCCCGAGGGCATCGGCAGCTACCTCAACTCACACCGCCCCCTCGGCCCCGGCGACTTCGACCCCTACGTCGACGTCTACGCCCTCCGCGGAGCCGAGG ctgccccccgACGGGAGGTGTACTTCATGGGCCTGATCGACGTCCTCACCCAGTACGATGCCCGCAAGAAGGCGGCGCACGCGGCCAAGACCGTCAAGCATGGG GCAGGAGCGGAGATCTCCACAGTGCACCCCGAGCAGTACGCCAAGCGCTTCCTCGACTTCATCACCAACATTTTCGCCTAG